Part of the Aureitalea marina genome, CCCCAGGAAACTACCAGGCAACCCTTTACCTGGAAAAAGAGGGAGCCGTTACCAAGCTGGATGGCCCAGTCAGTTTCGAGGTAAGATCCATTCGTGAAGGAGTGTTGAAGGGAGTAGACTATCAAACCTTTGATGCCTACCGTCAAGAGATCGAACAGTTCCAGGACGATCTGAATGCTCTTAGGGATATAATGGACGAGAATAACCGGATGCTGAAGGCTTTGACCACTGCGGCTTCCAGGACTCCATTGATACCAGGTAATGTCAATCAAAGGTTAGCTGACGCCCGCTCGGCCATGATCACCTTAGAGCAAGACATGTTTGGCAACAAGTCCAAGAACGAGATCGGGGAGCGCAATCCACCTAGTGTTCAGTCTCATTTTGGGACGGCAAGCCGGGGATTGAATACGACCTATGGTCCGACCCCATTACACAGAAAGAGCTTAGGAATTGCTAAATCTATGATGAATGCTGTTCGGCCCAGGATCGTTAGCATGAACCAGCAGACCTTACCAGCAATAGAGCAGGTGTTAAAGGATGCCGGCGCTCCATACATCATTGGTCAAGGTATTGACTAGAATAAATAAACGTTAGTTGTAACCCTCGGATCTTCCGGGGTTATTTTTTTGGGACTAAGTGAATTGGGTTTTATTGGGTAACTTTATGTACACCAAACCAATAGATTATGAAGAAACTACTCATTTTATTGATGCCCCTATTAATTGTTGCCTGTGCAAAAAAGCAAGAGGAGGAAATGGCTGTTGATCCCTGACCAACTTCTGTTGATCGCATTTCAGCCTTATACGATTCCTTTGCCGAGGGCAAGGTAGACCAGGTTCTTGCTGGTTTGACTGAAGACATTCAGTGGAATGAAGCAGAGGGATTCATTTATTATGAAGGAGGTCCCTTTGTTGGAAAAGAAGCTGTTTTAAATGGCGTGTTTGCTCGTATAGGACAGGAATGGGAGTATTGGAACCTGGTAGATAAGCAGTTTGCGCCGCTGGGTGAAGATGGTGTTCTGGTTACAGGGCGATACCAGGCGAAGAACAATGCTACGGGCAAGACGCTGGATGCTCAGTTTGCGCATGTCTGGAAGATGAAGGATAGCCTTGTCATGTCCTTTCAACAATATACAGATACCGAGCAGGCAGCAGCTGTTGTAATGGCAGATGAAATGCCCGAAGAATAGACCCTGTTAATTTTGTTTAAAAAAATTGGAATAAACCTAAACAAAACGTATTTTTATATAAAAATTGCTATGGAACGGATTAACGAAGCCAACGAGTTTATAGATATGCGGCTGAGTCATATGTCTACTAGCGATCGGGTAAAAGCATCGCGAAGAGCCAAGGCTCTGGTCCTAGGATTGAATGAGATGTACAAAAAGTCCAAGGATCCTATTCTAATGGAGCTCATGAAGGCTATTACTGTGAAAAAGAGAAAGATTGAAAAAAGAATTAAAGGCCCGATCATTATTTGATCGGGTTTTTTATTGTAGGTCCTTCTCCTGAATAGCTTTGAGCACATCTAAAGCGGCCTGCTCACCGGCCAGCATCGCTCCATTTAAGGAGGCATTGAGCATGGTATCTCCGGTTAAAAAGGTATGACTGTCCAATTGGGTCGAACCTGGTTTCAGATCGTATTGCAGATTATTGAGTTCCGGCAGTGCTTGCGGAATGTCGTATAATTTGGTAAACTCAATATCGGTATCAATACCACAGTGCTCCCTTAACTCCTTTATGACTTGTTTGACCAATTGGTCTTGTCCCAAGTGATGCTCTTTTACTACAGTCACCGATAGCATTTCTTCTCCATCCGGATGTGGATAAAGACGGCTGGAATAACAGATGTTGTTTATGAGTGCGTCTTTAAAGGCAATCAATCCAATGATGGGTTGGTGGATCACCCGGCCACTACTTTTAAAGTAAAGCGTTTGACAGGATTTCCAGTGCCTAGGAGCTGCACTGGGTGCATTCCTGGAGTGCAACATAGGATCATTAGTGGCATTGATCAGGTACTCTCGAGCTATGACCTCCCCAGATTTAAATTCTATTTCGTGCTCCCGGATCTCTGCAATAGGTTTATTAAAATGGAAAGAAGTTCGCTTCAGTCGGTCTTGAAGTTGACGCGGAATGGCCTCGATCCCATCATAAGGTAAACTGGCGGAACCCTGAGCGAACATTTTAAAGACAAATTCGAACATTCGTGAGGAGGTGCTCAACTCGTTCTCCAGAAAAATTCCACTGTAAAATGGCCGGAAAAATCGTTCGATGATCCTCGTACTGAAGCCCTTTTTCTGGAGGTATTCTAAAGTTGTGACCTCCGGTTCTGAAAAAATACGGTCCAAAGGTTTTGCCTGCAGCTCCTTATTGAGTTTCCACACTTTCAGTTTGTCAGAAAGCGTAGCTGCATTGGAACGCATGGTGGGCCAAAGAAATTTAGAATTTCTGGAGGCATCACCGAGTAGCGACTTTTTACCTTGGTGGAATATGATGGATCCCGGCAAGAATTTAGTGAGATGCAATGCTTCCAGATCCAGGTATTTCTTCAGGCTGGGGTAGGCTGTGAGCAGTACCTGGAATCCGTGATCAAGCAGGTGACCATCTATCTTGTCCGTTCGCAAGCGACCTCCAACACGGTCCGAAGCTTCTATGATTATGGGACTTAATCCATGATCTTCCAACACCCGGGCAGCGATCAGCC contains:
- a CDS encoding nuclear transport factor 2 family protein translates to MSALYDSFAEGKVDQVLAGLTEDIQWNEAEGFIYYEGGPFVGKEAVLNGVFARIGQEWEYWNLVDKQFAPLGEDGVLVTGRYQAKNNATGKTLDAQFAHVWKMKDSLVMSFQQYTDTEQAAAVVMADEMPEE
- a CDS encoding NAD(P)/FAD-dependent oxidoreductase codes for the protein MNEQVHIIGGGISGLIAARVLEDHGLSPIIIEASDRVGGRLRTDKIDGHLLDHGFQVLLTAYPSLKKYLDLEALHLTKFLPGSIIFHQGKKSLLGDASRNSKFLWPTMRSNAATLSDKLKVWKLNKELQAKPLDRIFSEPEVTTLEYLQKKGFSTRIIERFFRPFYSGIFLENELSTSSRMFEFVFKMFAQGSASLPYDGIEAIPRQLQDRLKRTSFHFNKPIAEIREHEIEFKSGEVIAREYLINATNDPMLHSRNAPSAAPRHWKSCQTLYFKSSGRVIHQPIIGLIAFKDALINNICYSSRLYPHPDGEEMLSVTVVKEHHLGQDQLVKQVIKELREHCGIDTDIEFTKLYDIPQALPELNNLQYDLKPGSTQLDSHTFLTGDTMLNASLNGAMLAGEQAALDVLKAIQEKDLQ